Proteins encoded in a region of the Campylobacter geochelonis genome:
- a CDS encoding DUF805 domain-containing protein: MSAFGYFKKVYAEYFNFNGRARRKEYWYYTLFYTIISIVLGTLDLLIFDMEILSSIFFLVSLIPYLAVSARRLHDIGKSGWWLLIGIIPILGGIVLLVFFIIDGEQGDNEYGLDPKREYSF; encoded by the coding sequence ATGAGTGCGTTTGGATATTTTAAAAAGGTGTATGCGGAGTACTTTAATTTCAATGGTAGGGCTAGGAGAAAAGAGTATTGGTATTATACGCTTTTTTATACTATTATTTCTATTGTTTTAGGGACTCTTGATTTGTTGATTTTTGACATGGAAATACTTAGCTCGATATTCTTTTTAGTATCGCTTATACCATATTTAGCAGTTAGCGCAAGAAGGCTTCACGATATAGGAAAAAGCGGTTGGTGGCTACTGATCGGCATTATACCGATTCTTGGCGGTATAGTTTTGCTGGTATTTTTCATAATCGATGGCGAGCAAGGTGATAATGAGTATGGGCTAGATCCAAAACGTGAGTATAGCTTTTAG